The Gadus macrocephalus chromosome 1, ASM3116895v1 DNA window TGGTTAATGGCAGAAATAAGCTAATAAATGTCATGCGGCTGCGGTTCCATGGACAGGGGACCTGTGTCAGAAATCCCAAATGTTTGGCTGCAGGCACAATGATTGGACTAAATCCAGAACATATACCATGATAACTTATTTTCTGAATCTCAAAACTCTAGTGCATTGCAGGTTGGGTTTTAGTTAAAGCCACCCACTCCTGCAGCCATGACATCTCGATTAAGATAACGGCAACAAACAACTTGACATCCGTTTGCGTTCATAGTACTAATGCTAATTCCGAAATGAGTGTCTGATTGATAACCAAAACTTGCTGAACTTGCTAAAAGCGCCTTAAGAGTACGTCATCACTGACAATTTCACTGATTAAAAGCAAAGGTAATcttaaaaaaaaggttttgagCAATGTTATAATGTTAGAATACAACATTTATGAAGGATACTCAGCttatttgaatatttgtttccaacacttaatttctttgttttgtattttgtgcCAGCAAAAATgtgaagaaaaaaattaaaatatatatattttggaaCTGATCGTTCTAATTAGtcaaaaaatatattgtgtCTTTAACATGTAGTCTCCCTTTTTTCATTTACACGAGGACATTGAAAAACAACAGCCCATTTGGGCGTCCAATCTACTGCTGTAAAATATcaattagggttgccgcggtgtggacattttcacaccgagtaatacgctcgtgtcaacaccggtattaccggtataaactgtattaactttgaaactataggtcaaccgccatcttctccgtcaactctcatctcacactcggtgacagcggctggcagcgcgccaattctcggtgtCTTATAACcgtctatatataatataattttatatatcataatatcacggccaaaagctctgtgcgcctccggatggctgtagcgcggggagctcacgtagggattgggctttgcgggtttgtttaccggcgttgctatggttaccggtcttgtaaggaagcacttcaattctcggcgcgacaattctcccgcacagagcagaactgtggcttattctacacattttaattttcttaattatattattcatttttactgaatttgttttttattaatgaaaaagaataaaataaaattggtgttgccggtgtgcaacacagagtaatcggtgttggcctcaacgaCGGTAacaccgtataccgcggcaaccccaATATCAATAAATGTGTTCTGTGAGTTCATTTCAATGTTTTCTTTAAGTTTACTGCCAGTGACAAATTTGAAAAGCATTACATATATTTGGATTTGcacaaaaaaatataacaaatacaTACTTGGACTCCAGTTCTCTGAGTTTGGCTCCGCCCACCAGCTGGTCATTTTTACGCTGCCAATTCAGATCCTGAATTTGTTTCCTGTTAGGAGTAAGGATCATTAGAGAACACGGTATGTGACAAGTAAGTCCAAAATAACATTGGTGGATAACAAATCTGGAGATGATTTGTCACCTGAATTTCTGGAGTTCCTTTTGGGCTGTCTCTATCATGAAGGCCAAGTTGCTGTAAGAAAgagaattaaataaatacaaggaAAGAAAACTATATAAATTAGTTTGTCGGTTTCATGTCTCCTGTAAAGTAGCCTCAAGACATTTCTAACCACTAGAGGTCAGATAGAAAGACACAACAGTCAACAATAGGAAAGAACCTGTTGCAAAGACTATGCCCTCTTGTCTTAATGTATTGAACTCAGCGCTGTGATGATGTGTGCATGGGAATCAACCCGTTTCCCCTTATTCTATAAATAAAGGGTATTGCCTCGTATCCTCCAGTGGTAATGTCTGACATCTCTCCCCCTTTGCTGCCACCCTAGCCTTCCGGCCGTCATGCTGTGCGGCGGCCACTCACTCGTTGTAGAGCTTCCAGGCGTTGGTGCCGTACTGGGACATGAGCTCCAGGTTCTCGATGCGGACCGCCTGGTGCTCCAGCTGGGCCATGGAGTTGTTCACGCTCTCCTGCCAGGCGGTGATGTCATTCTTTTGGCCTGCTGTGGGCGCAGGCAGCTCGTACCTGCACAGAAATTAACAATGAGGTTTGATTGTGTAGCaactagggttgctgcggtatactgtattaccggtgttgaggccaacaccgtttACTaggtgttgcacaccggcaacaccaattttatttaatttttttcagtaatagaaaacaaattcaataaaaatgaataatataattataattaagaaattaaaatgtgtagaataggccacagttctgctctgtgctggAGGATCgtcgcgccgagaattgacgtgcttccttacaagaccggtaaccatagcaatgccggtaaacaaaccccgcgaaagcccaatccctacgtgagctccccgcgctacggccatccggaggcgcagagctttaggccgtgatattataatatataaaattatattatactattatatatagaacgttataagacaccgagaattggcgcgctgccagccgctgtcaccgagtgtgagaggagagttgacagagaagatggcggttaacctatagtttcaaagttaataccgtttataccggtgTTAACACAAGCGTATTACtctgtgtgaaaatgtccacaccgcggcaaccctagtagCAACTTTGTGTGGTACAACCAACGTGATACAACAAAGAGACAGGAGGAACAGGAGCAGGTTGTCATTATTAAACATGGATGGTAACACAGCAAAATTACCATGAGGAAAAGGGGGCAAAACAATGGTTGACCTAACCTCTTCATGCTGAGGAGCTCCAGTGGTTGCCTAGCGCCGAGCCTATCAAACTCATTCCTCATGATCTCCGTCTGAAGACAAGAGGAAAACAAACAATTGCAGCAAAACCGCAACAAATCAGGAGGGAAGCCCTCAACAGTGGAGTTATTAAATCATCATGGGTTGCTTGCTTAGGAGCAATACTGTGAACAATCCCAGCAGGTGGCGCTTCATGGATGGTGCAGCAGGTCACACCTCAAAGGCAGCGAAGTCAGGAGTGGCGAGGTAACTCAGGTAGTTCTTGGTGGGTCGGtatctcctcgtctcctcttcCACCAAAGCTGCAGCCTGGATCAGataataaacaacaacagtgaAAAGCCTAAGACTCAAAACACAGtgaacctctccccctctttgttAGCTGGTTGGTACTCGTAGTGAAAGCTGGGCTATTTATGGTCCTTTTCATGTCTAGTAAGAAacttcttgtttatttattccTACTAGTTTGTTCAGCTCCAAGCTCCACAGATGACCACCAAACCGTGAAAAAAGTAATATTTTTGTGTATTTCAAGGTTTAATTTCCACCTGGTTAAAAAGAGTAATATGATTGTTGATAATTCTTTTAATCATGGGCATTGTCTACAAACGTCGGTTATGGTTCACATTAAAGTTTGTGAACCATATAGTTTTCATACTGACTAATCGTTCTGAATGAGACACAATGCAATACAGAAGTTAGGATATTGGAGAGTCGAGTCCCAATTAAATGAATAGACCGAGACTAAATAGAGGGCTGGGTACTCGATCCAGTGGCAGAATGTACACAACAGCGTTATCTTTTACAGCAAATTATTGTTGGCCGACACAAACAAATGATGGTGTGGCCTTTGCTGGTTCGGTTATTACTGGTTATTGGAGCTGGTTCACCACTCACTGAATTGAAAATGTCTTGGTAGTGCATAGCACATGTCAAATTAATGCATGGTACTTATACAGTATAGTGCTAATTATTGGTCAGTTTCTCTCAAATGACTAACGACTACGGTGTTCaacattgtgttttttgttctgGACAGTGCATTTGTTTTTGCTGTCACACAATTGACTCACCCGGCATACAAGCACATTCCAGATAAGTCAATAATTCAGTGGACAACTagacaattattgtaataaTATGCCCACCCGTGTGACTCAATTAACAAAATGTGTACAACAGCGTCCTCTAGCTCACTACAGACATCGTTCAGCAGTCAGCTGGACCTTCGGTTGTACAGAGCTAGCGGTAGCATGGTTAGCTTAACTCAACCATCTCGTCCACGAAGCTAGCTCTACTTACCGCCTCTCTGACCCCAGAAGCATCGTAGCCCTGATCAAAATACGGGAGGGCATCCACGAACACCTCTCCCGCTACCGACGccgttccagccatgtttctcAGAGTCAAATAGTATTTAGATTGGTTGTTTCAGACTGTACCGCCAACATACCACACTAGGAGGATGCAAAGGCAATGTGCTTCCGCCCAGCCAAAGTGCAATAGCCCACGTCATGAGCCCACGTGACACTAGCGGGAATCCGGGAATCTTTTGAGTGGAAATACCGTTTTTCACTATAAAAGTACAGTCCAAAACTGCGATAACATTACTGATTTAAAAACATTGCATTCgcctcactttttttttttaattaattggtAAATAAGTCGTATGTATATTTAGTAGCTATATAGATACATTACGACTTGTGCTAATTGGTTtaattgcttatgtttattattgtatttcAACGTTTTTCAGATCGAGACTGATTTATTTTTGCGGTGCGAAAAATGTATTTTCAGGTGAAAACATGGAAATCTATTGATATATACTTTACCATGTTAATAACTTTAGCACAGTTTTAAAAGCTTTGGgcaatacatttgtgaatcacTTTTTCATGTTTAGTCAGTTAGTAACGATGTTCTGTGGTCACAGAACATCACTCATTTAGGAAAGGTGAGTGATTTCAGTATGTCAACATACTGAAATCACTCACCTTTCCTAAATGTCAACAGCAGAGGGCATTATATGACTGATCATTATGCGACTTTGCAGAAACACCAAAAACCAGAGCTTTCATTGTACAACTATGTACCGTCGATTTGATCAGGGATCAAACTTGAATGTTACCTCCTAATCCTCATTTTTGCGTTAGTTTTTCGCCCAGATTATGACATGTCGAGACTTCTTGACAAGGACAACATGTCCGGACCGATGTCAATTATTACTTCAACCGAGTGATACTTCCGTCCACAGCACCAGCCTGCAGACACTTTTCCCTATCTCTTTTCGGTGGTGGGATATATATAGCGTGGACAGGGCCAAACATTGATAGCATTTCCATGTGTCCCGTATTTACTTATTTGCTTGACCTGATATGCTACTTAGCCTCTCAACATACATGCTTATATGAGCAGTGTTACCATGTTCACTTCAGCAAAAGCACCACAACCCAGCCCAGTTCCCATCAATGAGGCTTTCATGACCAGTCGAATACTAATCCATGATTTATTGACCTTGTAGTTTTTTTATGTCAACACTATCTTCCCTGCAAATCCTTTGACATACACTACCCAACGACCCaagttataaaaaataaaacaaatgctcACCTCACCTAACCTCAGCtggctgtgtggtgtgtgggagtgagtgGGAGGGTGGGCCTCATAAGGAATGTGGAGGGTGGTTATATGGTGAGACATTGCAGGGGATAACCTTTGAATGAAACTCGGAGGCAAGTGAATATTGCTTCGGAGGCAATCAGTGGTGCGTTTTACATTGAAACATGTGAAGGCATGAGGTCTAATTTGCTCAATGCCAAGTTAACAAACCAGTTTTCAAATCTTCCCATGGCTTTACAATTAAGGGCAAACAagaggaaagacagacagatagctaGATAGATAGACTGATCCATTCATAGGTTACTCCATAGTATTGTCCCCTAGGGGACAGTTGTCTTTTTAATAAATCCAATCTCTAGATCTGTTCCTATGCTACCTTCGTAAGGAGCTGTCTTTCTTCCTGCAGGCTTGGTACCGGTGTTAATGTGCGTTATGGGTAACAATAATCTTGAGTATCTGCTTGTGTAATCCTGTTTTACCGCTATGGAGTATATTGTATCATGTATCATGTGTATATCAGTTCCCCTGCAGCAAATCTTATGCATGCAAATCCAAGACAACAATAGCAAAGGATTGAGGAGGCTTCAACTTGGTATCTATTCAGATTTAATAAGGATGATTTGATGGTACACGGTCATTCAATAACTCTGGTTGCACAAGTCAGGCTTTTTTCAGAATGAACAAGAAAAGAACATCTTTAAACCACTGTTTGCAAACCATAAAGGAAAACCCATTATGACTAGGAAGGGGAATAGAAAAGTGTAAACCCTCCGCAACTAATCCCAGAGTGTTCTCCGTGGCTACCTTTGGTAACACCCTATcccaacaaaacaaaatgggagGCAGCAAGGGCCGCTGCCAGTGCCGTAACATGTGCGGGGAGTTTAAAAGCTGTTGCGATAGGCAACCCAATGTCCAAAACCACACATAATCTAAACCTTCTTCCTTTACTTTGGATTCTGCCATTTTTGTTATGCTGGGGTTTTCGCAAGCCATCGTTTGAGCTTCAGGATATTTCTGCGGTGAAACTACAAAACGCTTCTTTTGTCTATACGACAGAAGATCCAGAAGATGGACtcttggggagaggggggagggggggggggcttccagTTTGCTAGGGTAACAGGGTGCAGTGTGACCGTCGGTAGGGGGGGACAGCGAAGGAAAGGAAGGGGGTGGAGTGGAGACACgatagaggggagaggaagtgaCACGGAACACCGAGCTGAACCCAGAGGAGGGCACGCCTAGTAGTTCCTAGAGGAGCGcacggagctgctgctgctgtagctgacaCCGCCTCCTCCGCTCAAGCTTGATCCTCCGCCGAAGCCGCCTCCGCCCCCTCCGATCATGCTTCCTCCGCTGAagcctcctccaccgcctccaccggAGCTATAGCTGGACTTCATGGAGTatccgccgcctccgccgccgccgccgccgccaccgtaTCCTATAGCTACACGTGTATTGAGGGGGAAGGTCAACGGTCAATGATTTGCACATCCACCTCATCATGGTTCATAAGAATACGAG harbors:
- the bcas2 gene encoding pre-mRNA-splicing factor SPF27, translated to MAGTASVAGEVFVDALPYFDQGYDASGVREAAAALVEEETRRYRPTKNYLSYLATPDFAAFETEIMRNEFDRLGARQPLELLSMKRYELPAPTAGQKNDITAWQESVNNSMAQLEHQAVRIENLELMSQYGTNAWKLYNDNLAFMIETAQKELQKFRKQIQDLNWQRKNDQLVGGAKLRELESNWVSLVSKNYEIERAIVQLEIEAARIRHQQGDENKENIRQDF